From the Bacteriovorax sp. Seq25_V genome, one window contains:
- a CDS encoding YihY/virulence factor BrkB family protein: MKLKNRFRSFLQFLILLAKDCDRSHLGILAASSSFYLILTFVPLVLVLTRILGFFFGPEGEKFDLLMVYVFELIPPHLDGVVNIIADMLKKSLFANKGFNIINTFFLLISSLGFINSIWKALSVITGEKNASQVVKTIKGIGVLAITCGFLTLAFIIPIVFQLITKISEVGYIAKMIAFFKIEKIFEILNSLIIGADIVSVIMIVIFMMSILRYILHPRINFKSALLGSGVFTILIISVKSLFFFYVSFVEAGLVANYGASYALILLFIWILFSMFVFYFSVLLSLNFHKYYYKKV, from the coding sequence ATGAAATTAAAAAATAGATTTCGCTCCTTTCTACAGTTTTTAATATTACTGGCTAAGGACTGTGACAGAAGTCATTTAGGAATCCTGGCCGCAAGTTCGAGCTTCTATCTTATTTTAACCTTCGTTCCTCTTGTTCTCGTTTTGACACGCATTTTAGGGTTCTTCTTTGGACCAGAAGGCGAAAAGTTTGATCTTCTTATGGTATATGTATTCGAACTTATTCCACCTCACTTAGATGGGGTTGTTAACATTATTGCAGACATGCTCAAGAAATCGCTCTTTGCTAATAAAGGTTTTAATATCATCAATACCTTCTTTCTACTGATTTCTTCACTTGGGTTTATTAATTCTATCTGGAAGGCATTAAGTGTTATTACAGGTGAAAAGAATGCTTCTCAAGTTGTAAAAACGATTAAAGGAATTGGTGTTCTTGCTATTACGTGCGGTTTTTTAACATTGGCCTTTATCATTCCAATTGTTTTTCAATTGATTACCAAAATTAGTGAAGTGGGTTATATTGCTAAGATGATTGCTTTCTTTAAGATAGAGAAGATATTTGAAATTTTAAACTCATTAATTATAGGAGCAGATATCGTTTCTGTTATTATGATTGTGATTTTTATGATGTCGATACTTCGCTATATTTTACATCCAAGAATTAACTTTAAAAGTGCTTTACTAGGGTCTGGTGTATTCACAATTCTAATTATTTCGGTGAAGTCTCTTTTCTTCTTCTATGTCTCATTTGTTGAAGCAGGACTTGTTGCTAATTATGGCGCTTCGTATGCATTGATACTTTTATTTATTTGGATTTTATTTTCAATGTTTGTATTTTATTTTTCTGTTCTTTTAAGCTTGAACTTTCATAAATACTACTACAAAAAGGTCTGA
- a CDS encoding YggT family protein, protein MIRALIDIYILILIIDVILSYLPQYKGHPFSVKIKQISDFSCGPVRRLMPKLDIPFDISPMVVIFCLKILEVLW, encoded by the coding sequence TTGATTCGTGCTTTAATTGACATTTATATTCTAATACTAATTATCGATGTTATTCTAAGTTACTTACCGCAGTACAAAGGGCATCCTTTCTCTGTGAAAATTAAGCAAATCTCAGATTTCTCATGTGGTCCAGTTAGGCGCTTAATGCCAAAACTAGATATTCCTTTTGATATTTCTCCAATGGTTGTTATCTTCTGTTTAAAAATTTTAGAAGTTCTCTGGTAA
- a CDS encoding septum formation initiator yields the protein MQFSFERKSAPTGAAPQNAASSNNVGSSADDKLRKAIERNREKMLKRQGSSAASASTGMQASAPQRPRPMGSTPPPVPNQTLQQRLNASQNTAARPASSAASSDDSTSLLEKMRARRAQASGKDIPRPSVTQPVNSGMSGASGSTTSSMPRRTVTADPDKIELAGNLRKGTTAPAVVNYGAEPIKAPVKKSVSAKRKLKTKNKNTSETSSISSWFVKGTWMFCAFLIGRLIFSDGGVVEYLDKKAVYDQKVHELEITKKDNALLMQELELIKSDGKYQKKLVRDHLGYIAKDEYLVLFSKGSEASTENRDISSI from the coding sequence TTGCAATTTTCTTTTGAGAGAAAGTCAGCACCTACGGGAGCGGCACCACAAAATGCAGCTTCTTCAAATAATGTAGGAAGTTCAGCTGATGATAAATTAAGAAAGGCCATAGAGCGTAACAGAGAAAAAATGCTGAAAAGACAGGGCTCTTCGGCAGCATCAGCCTCTACAGGTATGCAAGCTTCGGCTCCACAGAGACCAAGGCCTATGGGTTCAACTCCTCCGCCAGTTCCAAATCAAACTTTACAACAAAGATTAAATGCATCTCAAAATACAGCGGCGAGACCTGCTTCTTCAGCGGCCTCTTCAGATGATTCAACTTCGTTACTTGAGAAAATGCGTGCTCGTAGAGCACAGGCTTCTGGGAAAGATATTCCTAGGCCTTCAGTTACTCAACCAGTTAACTCGGGAATGTCTGGAGCTTCTGGCTCAACTACATCGAGTATGCCAAGAAGAACTGTAACGGCAGATCCCGATAAGATTGAACTTGCTGGAAATTTACGTAAAGGAACGACTGCTCCAGCTGTTGTTAACTATGGTGCGGAACCGATTAAAGCTCCTGTAAAAAAATCAGTTAGTGCGAAAAGAAAATTAAAAACTAAAAATAAGAATACAAGCGAGACATCTTCAATTTCTAGTTGGTTTGTGAAGGGAACTTGGATGTTTTGTGCTTTCCTGATTGGAAGATTGATATTCTCTGATGGTGGAGTTGTTGAGTACCTTGACAAAAAAGCAGTTTATGATCAAAAAGTTCATGAGCTTGAAATCACGAAGAAGGACAATGCTCTTCTTATGCAAGAACTTGAGCTTATTAAAAGTGATGGTAAATATCAGAAGAAACTAGTTCGTGACCATCTTGGTTATATCGCAAAAGATGAATATCTAGTTCTATTTTCTAAGGGGAGTGAGGCCTCGACAGAAAATAGGGATATTTCTTCCATTTAA
- a CDS encoding DUF192 domain-containing protein codes for MCIFFNTLDVNAQFLNSSRGSSELIAPNGHIISVSFAISNEEKTKGLSGLHPSKMKFNEGLFFVYNNMSSKTFWMPNTYFNLDIIFLDLNMKVVGLEKNVQHFKGREPIKSIPVTPTYYSAHVLELHAGEADKYKIELGSVLKWKKYPYFLSRPHSP; via the coding sequence TTGTGCATTTTTTTTAATACATTAGATGTTAATGCGCAGTTCCTAAACAGCTCTCGTGGCTCGAGTGAGCTGATCGCACCAAATGGGCATATCATCAGCGTCTCATTTGCTATCAGTAATGAAGAGAAGACAAAGGGACTCAGTGGGCTTCACCCATCTAAAATGAAATTTAATGAAGGACTATTTTTTGTTTACAACAATATGAGCTCAAAAACTTTCTGGATGCCTAATACATACTTTAATCTAGATATTATCTTTCTTGATCTCAACATGAAGGTCGTTGGCCTAGAGAAGAATGTTCAACACTTCAAAGGCCGAGAGCCAATAAAGTCAATTCCAGTAACTCCTACATATTACAGCGCCCACGTTTTAGAACTACACGCAGGTGAAGCTGATAAATATAAAATTGAATTAGGCTCTGTTCTTAAATGGAAGAAATATCCCTATTTTCTGTCGAGGCCTCACTCCCCTTAG
- the aspS gene encoding aspartate--tRNA ligase, whose translation MSNIAGLMKTHHCAQLRSSNEGEKVTLCGWVNKNRDLGGLNFIDIRDKYGVTQVGFTSFKGDLSILKSCHLESVIKVVGTVVKRPAEAINKNMATGEIEVQAEEITLLSANDINSIPFLPYGATEATEDNKLKYRYLDLRTQKLQDILKLRADTTFKVRSMMMEEGFIEVETPILYKSTPEGARDYIVPSRVHPGHVYALPQSPQTLKQLLMIGGTDKYFQICKCFRDEDLRADRQPEFTQIDIEVSFSTEEYIKNLVTKILKGLFKLDDNFSIPVMSYQDAMKDYGCDKPDTRFGLKHHIVNDIFKGTDFGVFSSVLATNGLIKAMFIPESLGTFSRKILDGFVDVVKPHGGKGVAFFKVENEAATGGISKFITEDILKQLNGLEAEGNNGTWLFFADVAEVAHASADAVRRHLGKELGLLGDKKAFLWVNNFPLFEYSEGRFYACHHPFTQVREDQLDDFLNGDINDPDGPIKDLCAQAYDIVCNGYEIGGGSLRIYNQNVQSRMFEILGMSEEEVKHQFGFFVEALKYGTPPHGGLAFGLDRLVMILAGTDNIRDVIAFPKTTTASDMMSSAPSRPSKDQTDELHFSFNK comes from the coding sequence GTGTCAAATATCGCTGGTTTAATGAAGACGCACCACTGTGCACAACTAAGGTCATCTAATGAAGGAGAGAAAGTTACTCTTTGTGGTTGGGTAAATAAGAATAGAGATCTTGGAGGATTAAACTTCATCGATATCCGTGACAAGTACGGTGTTACTCAAGTTGGTTTCACAAGCTTTAAAGGAGATCTTTCTATCCTTAAGTCTTGTCATCTTGAATCTGTTATCAAAGTTGTTGGAACAGTTGTGAAGAGACCTGCTGAAGCAATCAATAAGAATATGGCAACTGGGGAAATTGAAGTTCAGGCCGAGGAGATTACGCTTCTTTCTGCAAACGATATTAATTCAATCCCATTTCTACCATATGGAGCGACTGAGGCTACTGAAGATAATAAGCTTAAATATAGATATCTCGATCTTAGAACGCAAAAACTACAAGATATTTTAAAGCTAAGAGCAGACACAACTTTTAAAGTTAGAAGTATGATGATGGAAGAGGGCTTTATTGAAGTTGAAACACCAATTCTATACAAGTCGACTCCGGAGGGAGCAAGAGATTATATTGTGCCATCACGTGTACACCCTGGTCATGTTTATGCTCTTCCACAATCTCCACAAACGTTAAAGCAGCTTTTAATGATTGGGGGGACTGATAAGTACTTTCAAATCTGTAAGTGTTTTAGAGATGAGGATTTAAGAGCGGATAGACAACCTGAATTTACTCAAATTGATATCGAAGTTTCTTTTTCAACAGAAGAATATATTAAAAATCTTGTTACAAAAATTCTAAAAGGACTTTTCAAACTAGATGATAATTTTTCAATTCCTGTTATGAGCTATCAAGATGCAATGAAAGATTACGGATGTGATAAACCAGATACTCGTTTTGGATTAAAGCACCACATTGTGAATGACATTTTTAAAGGAACGGACTTTGGAGTTTTCTCAAGCGTTCTTGCAACTAATGGTCTAATCAAGGCAATGTTTATTCCTGAGTCATTGGGAACGTTTTCAAGAAAAATTCTTGATGGGTTCGTAGATGTTGTAAAACCACACGGTGGAAAAGGTGTTGCGTTTTTTAAAGTAGAAAATGAAGCAGCTACAGGCGGTATTTCAAAATTTATTACTGAAGATATTTTAAAACAACTGAATGGATTGGAAGCAGAAGGTAATAATGGAACATGGTTATTTTTTGCAGACGTTGCTGAAGTTGCCCACGCAAGTGCTGATGCTGTAAGAAGACATCTTGGTAAAGAACTAGGGCTTCTAGGTGATAAAAAAGCATTTCTTTGGGTTAATAACTTTCCATTATTCGAATATAGTGAAGGACGTTTCTATGCTTGTCACCACCCATTCACACAAGTTAGAGAAGATCAGCTTGATGATTTCCTAAATGGTGATATCAATGATCCAGATGGACCTATTAAAGACCTTTGTGCTCAAGCTTACGATATCGTGTGTAATGGCTATGAAATTGGTGGTGGATCACTTCGTATCTATAACCAAAACGTTCAATCACGTATGTTTGAAATTCTTGGAATGAGCGAAGAAGAAGTTAAGCATCAGTTTGGTTTCTTCGTTGAAGCATTAAAATATGGAACTCCTCCACATGGTGGACTCGCTTTTGGCCTTGACCGTCTTGTGATGATTCTTGCTGGAACAGATAATATTAGAGATGTTATCGCTTTCCCAAAAACTACAACAGCAAGTGATATGATGTCGAGTGCGCCATCAAGACCGTCTAAAGATCAAACAGATGAGCTTCATTTCTCGTTTAATAAATAG
- a CDS encoding RDD family protein, with translation MERVRLVTEIEHLTPKMPERKKILKKRMYAFILDLYAIVFLNKFMVFAWLGFVNSYISNISLFNSKSSSLVNSGATNLSLPIVYTAYFFFFYYLGEGRTLGKMFFKLRVYSNGHRKEELSAKECFARALGYLLCNYMFFIPFALVYLKKDMKSIGDYLSGTTVMTDEEFAIIDTLEENISPKAEQIDMFPEDPVSNRLLKIS, from the coding sequence ATGGAAAGAGTAAGACTTGTAACTGAAATTGAACATTTAACCCCTAAGATGCCAGAGAGAAAGAAGATCCTTAAAAAGCGCATGTACGCTTTTATCTTAGATCTCTACGCGATTGTCTTCTTGAATAAGTTTATGGTTTTCGCTTGGCTTGGCTTTGTGAATAGCTATATTTCGAATATCTCGCTCTTTAACTCAAAGTCCTCCTCTCTAGTGAATTCAGGGGCGACTAATCTTTCACTGCCTATTGTTTATACGGCATATTTCTTTTTCTTCTATTATCTAGGAGAAGGTAGAACATTAGGTAAAATGTTTTTTAAGCTTAGAGTGTATTCTAATGGACATCGCAAAGAGGAGCTTTCTGCGAAAGAATGCTTCGCTCGCGCTTTAGGCTATTTGCTATGCAACTACATGTTCTTTATTCCTTTTGCTCTAGTCTATTTAAAGAAGGATATGAAGAGTATTGGAGATTACTTATCTGGAACAACTGTGATGACGGATGAAGAATTTGCGATTATTGATACACTTGAGGAGAATATATCACCTAAAGCAGAACAGATTGATATGTTCCCTGAAGATCCTGTTTCAAACAGATTACTAAAGATCAGTTAG